The Paenibacillus dendritiformis region TAGGACTTTCTCAACAGCCTGATATTCGCAGTTTTTTCAGCCACTTCGCCGAGAGAAGCCGGGGTGGGCTGTCCGCTGCAGCTAAAAAACTACTTATTGGACAGCCCCTTTGCTGCGACCTTCCCCGGCGGCGTCAATATCCTGCTTACAGCTCATTCCAGTTGACGGAAACCTCGACAAATCCGTTATCATCCCGCGATTCGCTCTTTACCATTACGCTTCCGCTCGCGCTGTCGCCGATAATCGACAAGCTTGTTACGGTCGAAGAGTTGGATCGCAAAGCCCCGGATCGCGGCGCTGCCTGTGCTTTGATCGTTTGGCAGCATCCGTGTCTGAGCTCCTGCTGAGCAAGGGGGCGATACCGCCGTTAACGAACGCCGGATTATTGCTTTACACATTTCCCCGCGGTCGTCATAATGAAATCGGGGTAACATTTTCCTGAATGGAAGGGGAGAGGTAATGTGAGAGGGAGGCATTGGGTATGCGCGGGTCTGGCGGCTCTCCTGCTTGTATTGGCAGGCTGTCAGCCGATCGGCGGACTGGATGTGCCGAAGCTGCTGCTGAAGCAGATGGAGGTCACGTCTTACGAAGGGAAGCAGACGGTCTCGATTGATATCGAAGCGGCGAAGAACGAGGTGCCGGCGGAAGATGCGGCGGCGCTGCAAATGATCGACGGGGCTGAATTGACGGTCGATACGAAGGTGCAAGATGACCAGCGCATGTCGATGGAAGGCGTGTTCAAGGCGGCGGGCCGCCAGCTTCCGTTCCGGCTAGGCTTGAAGGATCGGGCGGTCACCGCCTGGATCGACGGTGCGGCGGCTCCGATCATCATTTCCGAAGCTGCGGATCCGTCCTGGGGCGTGTCCCCATTGACGACAGAGGATACGCGGGCCATCGGCCGCCTCGCGCTGGAGCTGTTCGGCAAGTATGCGCCCAATCCGAGCAATATTTCCGTGAAGCCCGTCACGGAACCGGTGCTGGGGGAGAACCTGGCGCTGAAGCAGGTGCATCTGGAATTCGGGGGCGATGAGCTTCTGCCGTGGGCGAAGGAGCTGCTTCGAGCCGCGATGAAGGACAAGGAAGGGCTGAAGCAGTGGTTCGTATCGGCCGGCCGCCTGCTCTATCCGGCTGCCACCGGGGCGCTGGACGATATGCCGCTGGATCAGGACGTGCTGCCTGATGTGTTGAACGATGGCGAAGCAGCGGGATTGTCCTTATACGAATCGTTCATGGAGTACGCGCCGGAACTGCTGGCCGGCCTGGAGCAGTTGGAAAAAGATTTGCCGGCATACGCTCCGGATGCGGAAGCGCTGCTCGGTCCGGCGACGAAGCTGGTCATGGATCTGTATGCGGACGGGGAGTTGAACATCCGCAAATCCAAGCTTCAGCTTACGATCGCGCTCCCATCCTCCGCGGGTGCGCCGTTCTCCTCCATCACGATTCGTCAGACTTCGGAGATGGGCCGCTTGAACGAGGACGTCAAGGCGGACGAGATGGATATGACGAATGCGGTCGCGCTGGACGATCCGGAGATGACGCCAGGCAAGTGGCTGCGGCATTTCGAAGCAGGATCGCTGGCGCGCCAATGGCTGAAGCAGTCGGGAGCGACCGCGCGAACGGCAAGCCTGCTGATGCCTGTGCCGGGGGCGGATACTACATACGATCCGTATGACATGCTGCAGCCGTATATCAAGAACGGAACGTTAATGGTTCCGCTGCGCCATGTGGCGGAGCAGTTCGATGCGACGCTGACCTGGGACAGCAAGACGAAGCTCTCGCTCGTCGACGATATTACGGGCGCCGTGACGCAGCTCGAACTGAACAGCAAGAAGGCGACCGTGGGCGGCCTGGAGATCGACCTGCCGGAAGCGCCGGAGCTGCGGGACGGCCAGCTCTATGTCCCTGTTCGTTCGGTGGCCTTTATGCTGGGGCTGTGGCTGCAGAAGGTTGAGTTCTACGATTCAACATGGATTGAATTAATTCGCAAATGAATCGGCACGGAGCGGGGACTGCATCGGAAGGGATGCATGCCCGGCTGCTCCGTGCAACGGGAAGAAGCCGGAACGGGGATAGGGATCCCGAGTTCCGGCTTTTTCACGCTGGAGGGCGGTTCACAGATATCCGTTCAGGCGCGACATGTCCTGCGTCGTCTGGAGCACCAGGGCGAGCCAGCGCTCCGCATGCTGCTCCATCCGCTCGCTTGGCCCGATCAGACTGATGGAGGCGAGGACGCTGCCGTCGCTCTGGAAGATGGGCGCCGCAATGCCGGTGACGCCGATATTGCGCATATTGGAGCTGATCTCATAGCCCCGGCTCCGGATTTGTTCCAGACGCAGGCGAAGCTGCTCCGGTTCAGTGATGGAGTGGCTGGTGAACGCCGTCATCGGCTCGTTCAGCACCGCCTCCTGAAGCGTCTCGGGGCCATAGGCAAGGATGACGCGGGAAGCGCTGGTCGCATAGAGCGGGAACCGCCGGTACGCGTCAATAATGAAGCGAATCGGAAGGGGGGAATCGAGCTTGTCCACATAGATCGCATCCATATGATCCCGAATGCACAGGCAGACTGATTCCTTCGTGGCGTCGGCCAGTTGCTGCAAATACGGCCGCGCGAAGCCGACCACATCATCGTCGTTCTTCACCTTGTTGCCCAGTTCCAGCAAGGTGTAGCCAAGCGAATACAGCTTGGTTCGCGGGTTTTGCTTGATGAAGCCTTCGCTCTCCAGCGTGGACAGCATCTTGTGAACGGCGCCTTTGGACCATTTCAATTCCCGGCTCAGATCCGTCACTCCCCACTCTTTGCCGCCACGAAGAAATAATTTCAGCAGCGTACAGCATTTCTGTACGGAGGTCAGATAATGCTCCATATTTTCTCTCCTACTCCTGCTGGCCTTCGCACTTGCCGGATTCCGGCAAGGCCAGCGCGCAAGATATTGCTTATCAATTTGTCGAATAATACCCTATTTTCATGTGTTAAAAAGTGACAAATATCATTGTTGTATATTGAACATACCATGCCCCTGTGCTAAAATCAAACCAAGTTTCACTAATTATGAACAATGTTCACTAATAGTGAACAAAATGGAGGGGGAATGATGATGAAAAGACGACAATGGGTGTCGCTGCTTCTGCTGTGTGCGTTAGCGGCGTCGCTGCTGGCCGCTTGCGGGACGTCCCAATCCGCAGCCGGAAATGGAAGCGGTTCCAATTCATCGGGGCTGGAAGTTGAACTGGTCGTAGCGGGCAATGGCGCCACCGTAGAGGCGTTGATGAAGGATGAGATTTTCAAAAAGTTCAATGCCAAGTATCCCGACGTGAAGCTCTCCTATGTGTCCGGGGTATCGACGGATATTGTCGCCAAGGTGACCGCACAGCAAGGAGCGCCGCAGATCGATCTCGTCGTCATCGAGGGCGGCGAGCAGGAGGCGGGCCGGGTCAAAGGTCTGTGGGAGCCGCTCGATCCCTCCGCCGTGCCGAACATGTCCAAGGTGGACGGGGCGTTGGCCGTGGCAGAGAACAGCGGCGTGACGGTGAATTATACGCCGATGGGCATCTCGTACAATGCGAAGCTGGCGCAGGAGAGAGGGCTTCCCGTGCCGGAATCGTGGAATGATCTGGCCCGTCCCGAGATGAAGGGCAATCTTACGTTGACGGAGATGTCCAGCAACTTCGGCCGTTCGGCGACGATTATGCTAGCCTACGCGAACGGCGGCTCGGAGCGGGAGATGGCACCGGGGTTCGAGAAGCTGAAGCAGATTGCCGGATATATGCCGACCTTCGCCAAGACGGCGGCGCAGCTGCAGCAGAATCTGCAGAACAATACGTCCGTCTATACGGCATGGACGATGGCCCGCAGCATCGTGCAGAAGGATCAGGGCGTGGAATTGGAATTCGTCATTCCGAAGGAAGGGGCCAACATCGTCCCGAACGTCGCTTCGCTGGTGAAGGGCGCGAAGCATCCGAAGGCCGCCGCGGCATTCATTGATTTCTTGTTGACGGATGAGGTGCAGACGCTGTATGCGACGAAGCTGTATTACAACACGGCAGTCGATGTGCAGCTTCCGGAAGAGACGGCGAAGCTGCTGGACTTCGACAAGAGCCTCATCGTCCCGTTCGATTACGGTACGATTAGCGACAACACGAAGCAATGGCTCGACACGTTCAACAAAGAGGTCGCGCCTCTGGTAGGCAAATAGCAAGCAAACCGATGACAGGACGGAGGCAGGCTCATGACGATCACATACGATGTAGAATTGCAGAACATCCACAAGCGGTTCGGTGGAACGGTCGTCGTTGACCGGTTCGATCTGGCGGTGGAGCGGGGAGAATGCGTCACCTTCCTCGGCCCGTCGGGCTGCGGGAAGACGACGACCTTGAACATGATTGCCGGCTTCCTCGAGCCGGACGGCGGGGAGCTGCGCATCAAGGGCCGCTCGATGCGGGGGATTCCGGCGAACAGGCGCGATCTGGGCATGGTGTTCCAGACCTATTCGCTTTTTCCGCATATGACGGTTGGCGAGAATGTCGCTTACGGCCTGAAATTGAGAAAGACGCCGAAGGGAGAGACAGCGGCGCGCGTCCGGAAGGTGCTTGATCTCGTCAAGCTGCCGCATGTGGCGGACCGCTATCCGAAGCAGCTGTCCGGGGGACAGCGCCAGCGCATCGCGATTGCCCGGGCGCTGGTCACCGAGCCGTCCCTGCTGCTGCTCGACGAGCCTCTCAGCAACCTGGACGCCAAGCTTAGGGAGGAGCTGCGGGAGGAATTGAAACGGCTCCAGCAGGACATCGGTGTCACGACCATCTTCGTCACCCATGATCAGGAAGAGGCGATGTACTTGTCCGATCGGATTGTCGTGCTGAACCATGGCGCGGTGGAACAGATCGGCACGCCTGATCAAATATACGAGGCGCCGGCCACCGCCTTCGTGCATGAATTCATAGGAAAGTCGAACCGGTTCGCGGCCGAGGTCATCTCCGCCGGCGAGCAAGGCGGCGAGCTGAGGATTGCGGGCGGCCTGCGGTTCCGGGCCGGACGGCAGCGTTACCCGTTCCGGGAGGGAGAGCCTGTGCACGTTTATGTGCGGCCGGAGCATATCCGGGTCGAATTCGGGCAAGAGACGGGCGGGCCGGCGAGCGAGGAGCCGAATACGGCAGCGGGGACGATAAGCTTGCTGTCCTATCTGGGCGCCTATGGCGAGATGGTTGTCCATACGGCGGGCGGCGCCATCACGGTGCGGACGCACTCGCCGCGCCGGGGCATGGCCGCGGCCCAGGGACAGGCCGTCAAGCTGAGGTGGGACGAGGCGGATGTGCTCGTCTTCCCGCGAGGGGAGGCGTGACGGATGAAGCAGGACCGACGGAAGTCATGGATGGCGCTGCTGCTTCTCGCGCCGAGTCTTATCGTCATCCTCGGCGTATTTCTCCTGCCGATGCTGTATATGTTCCTTATCAGCGTTCGGGAGGACGGGGGGGCGGGAGACTGGACGCTCGCGCCGTACCGGCTGTTTTTCGAGGATGTGTACTATGCGGAGGTACTGTGGCGGACGGTCAGGCTGAGCGCGTATACCGTCCTGGCTTGCCTTATCCTCGGCTACCCGGTCGCCATGTATATGGCCCGGGCCACGCCGAAGATGAGGGGGCTGATTACCTTTCTGATCATTTCGCCGCATCTGATTAGCGTCGTGATTCGCAATTTCGGCTGGGTCGTCATTCTGGGCGACAATGGCTTCATCAACAACAGCCTGCTCGCGCTGGGCCTGATCGACAGCCCGCTACGCCTGCTGTACAACGAGCTCGGCGTCGTTATCGGCTTGACGGACGCTCTGATCGTCTATATGGTGCTGGCCATCGCCACCAGCCTTTATGCCGTAGACGCCTCTCTGTATAAAGCGGCCGGCATTCTCGGCGCGTCGCGGCTGCGCATGTTCTTCAGCGTTACTTTGCCGCTCAGCATGCCGGGCATATTCGCCGGAACGACGCTGGTGTTCAGCCTGGCGATGAGCGCATTCGTCACGCCGGCCCTGATGGGCGGCACGTCGGTGAAGGTGATGCCTGTCATCGCCTACGAGCAGATGATGGCGGCATATGATTGGTCGCTTGGCGCGGCGCTGGCCTTCCTGCTGCTCGGATCGACGCTTGCACTGGTGGCGGTATTTACGAAATTGGTTGAGACGAAGCGTTATAAGGAGGTGTTCTCGTCATGACGAACCGAACGGGGCGGTTCCGCATTTCCCCGCTGGGCATTATCGCGTTTCTCGTCGTCTTCTTGGTGGTCTCGCCGCTCCTTATTATTGTGCCGACCTCCTTCACGGCGACAGGGGTGCTTCGCTTTCCGCCGGAGGGCTTCTCCTTGCAATGGTATGCGAAGATCCTGGACCGGCCGGAGTTCATCGAATCGTTCTGGGTCAGCTTGAAGCTGGCCGCGGTGACAGCCGTCCTGGCGACGCTCATCGGCACGCTGGCCGCCTTCGCGCTGCACAAGTACAAGCCGCCCGGGAGCGGGGCGCTGAACGCGCTGCTCCTGTCGCCGCTTACCGTGCCGTCGCTTATTATCGGCATCTCGGCACTGCTGTTCTTCACTCGCATCGGGCTGGCGGGAACGTTCGCCGGGCTACTGCTGTCCCACATCCTGATCTCGGTGCCTTATGTCGTCCGGCTTGTGCTGACGGGGCTCAGCTCCTTCGATTATACGCTGGAGAGGGCGGCGGCCATATTGGGGGCGCATCCGGTGCGCACGTTTTGGGATATTACGCTGCCGGTCATCCGGCCGGCGATTTTTTCCGGGATGGTGTTCGCGTTCCTGACGTCCTTCGATAATGTGACGGTATCCTTGTTCTTAATCTCGCCTTCGACGACGACGCTGCCGATGGCGATCTTCAATTATATGCAGGAGTCGTTGACGCCGCTGGTCGCTTCGATTTCTTCGATCATGATTTTGCTGAGTCTGGTCTTTATTTTCCTTTTGGAACGGGTATACGGCCTGGATCGGTTGTTCGGCTCCCATTCCCATTCTCATTAAGGCAGGTTGAACGGATATGAACTTCTTATCGCGGTTGGAACGGCGGCTTCCCGAGATGATGGCGCTGCTCGAGCAAAGCGTGAACATGGATTCCCCGTCCGCGGACAAGGCGTTGACGGATCGGGTGATAGACTGGTACGAAGAGCGGTTCCGCGAGCAATTGCAGGCTAAAGTGGAGCGGGTGCCGAACGATTTATACGGTGATCGGCTGGCCGTCCGCATGGGCGCCGGCCCGCGCCAAATCTTGCTCGTCGCCCATGCCGATACGGTATGGCCCCCCGGGGAAGCGCGCCGACGCCCGTTCCGCGTGGACGGCAAGCGGGCCTACGGGCCTGGGGTGTATGATATGAAGGCCAGCTTGATCCAGGCCTTATATGCGATGAAGCTGCTGCAGGCGGAGGGGCGTCTGTGCGACTCACTGTCGATCGTGCTGCTCATCAACAGCGACGAAGAGATCGGCAGCCCGACGTCGCGGGCATGGATCGAGGCTTATGCGAGGGAGAGCGAAGCGGCTCTCGTGCTTGAGCCCCCGCTGGAGCCGCACGGAGCGTTGAAGACCGCCCGCAAAGGCAGCGGCCGCTTCCTGCTGTCGGTACAAGGGCAGGCCGCCCATGCGGGCGTCAATCCCGAGGCGGGCATCTCGGCGGTGGAGGAGCTGGCCCGGCAGATTATCCGGCTGCACTCGTGGTCCGATGCGGACAGCGGCATCCAGATCAATGTGGGCAAGATCGCCGGGGGCATCGGCGCCAACGTGATTGCGGATTATGCCGAGGCCGAGATCGATGTGCGTGTGGACACGATGGACGACTTCCGGCGCTTCCCCGGGAGGCTGAATGGGCTTGTTCCCAGTCTGCCCGGCACTCGCCTGCGTATCGACGGCGGTATGAACCGGCCGCCTATGGAGCGGACCGAGTCCAGCGCCCGGCTGTATGAGATCGCCCGATCGGCAGCCCGGGAGGAACTGAGCCTGGAGCCGGAGGAGGCCAGCACAGGCGGCGTCAGCGACGGCAACTTCATTGCCGCCTGCGGGACGCCAACTCTCGACGGGCTTGGCGTCGGCGGAGGCGGCGCGCATTCGCCGTCCGAGTTCATTTGGGTGCCTGAGCTTGCGCGCCGCACGGCTTTATTGGCGGGCATTTTGGACCGGATTTAGCTTCAGGCGCTGCTTCGGGCCGGCAAGGCTGTCTGCCATTATCATGCGTGCGCGAACAGCGCGGTACATCGCGGCCGCAGGCGGCGGAGGGCCTGTCCGGGGGCGGCTTCTTCCTGCGGGAAGGGCTGCCCATTGTGCTGCGGGCAGGGGAAGGGTTGTGTTGCAGCGGATTATCGATTAATGTTAATTCATAATCAAGAGGAAGGAGGAAGCTGCATGCCGACGATTAAAGATGTGGCGGAGAAGGCGGGCGTGACCGTCACGACGGTGTCCCGCGTGTTGAATAACCGCGGTTATATTAGCCAAGAGACGAGAGACAAGGTATATCGCGTGATGGACGAATTGCAATACCGGCCGAATGAGATCGCCCGATCGCTGTCAAGGAAGCGATCGATGATGCTGGGCCTCATTATTCCGACGATTGCGCACCCTTTTTTCGCCGAGATGGCGAATTATATCGAGAATTACGCCTTTGCGCTGGGCTATAAGATTTTGCTGTGCAATTCCCGCCTCGATCGGGTGAAGGAGAAGGAATATATCAATATGCTGAAAAGCCATCGGGTGGACGGCATGATTATGGGCAGCCATACGCTCGACGTGCAGGAGTACGTGAAGCTGCGGCAGCCGGTAATCACCTTCGACCGCCAGATCACGGATATTCCGTACATATCGTCCGACAACTATCAGGGCGGCGTATTGGCCGCGCAATTGCTGATCGACAGAGGCTGCCGGCGAATCGCTCATATTTCGGGCAATTTGAGCTTGGATGTGCTGGGCAACCGGCGCTTGGAAGGATTTCTTGACACGCTGCGGAAGCATGCGCTTGAACCGATCGTCATTGAGCTTGGCACCGATGTGTTCGAGAGCTCGGGCTACGACCGCATGATTCGGAGCTTGTTCGAGAAGGAGCCGGAAGTGGACGGGCTGTTCGCCAGCAGCGATATCATTGCCCTTCATGTGATGAAGGTGTGCTCCTCGCTTGGGATCAAGGTGCCGGACCGGATGAAGCTTATCGGCTACGACGATATTTCGCTTGCTTCGCTGGTGGAACCGGAATTGACGACCATCCGGCAGCCGTTGGAGGCCATGAGCAGATTGGCGGTCGATCTGATCGACAAGCTGATTCGGGGAGAGAAGGTGCCGCTGGAAAATATTGTTCCGGTAACGCTGGTAGAGCGAAAGACTTGCTGACAAGAGGCCATATCAACAAGATACGGCTTTTTATTTACGCCGCTATGACAACCGGTTGACATGTCAATCGGTTGTCATATATAATCGCCTTGAAAGCGTAACCAAAAATAGGCAAGAAGATATGGGGGGATGGATTATGAAGAAGTCACGGTTCATGGTTTTGGTGCTGGCAGTGCTGATATGCGCCACGGTGGCCGCTGCTTGCGGCAAGGACGGCGGCGAAAGCGGGAAGTCCGGCGGGGACGGCCAGGAGGTCACGATCACCTTCTTGAATTCGAAGGCGGAGATTCAGCAGGAGATGAATGCCGCCGCCGCCCAATTCAGGGAGGCCAATCCGGGCATTATGGTCGAAGTCATCTCGACGACGGAAGCCCAGTCTCCGGTGGAGCGGGCATCTGCCCTGTACGCGGCAGGCACGCCTGCGACGCTGGCGATGCTTGACGCGGGCGATATTGCCAAGTTCAAGGACAAGGCGGCCGACCTGTCCGCCGAGAAATGGGTCGGCGATCTGGCGCAGCCGAATGAACTGGACGGCCGGACGATCGCTTTTCCGTTCGCCGTGGAAGGGTATGGACTCATCTACAATAAGGCCGCCGTCGAGAAGGCGTTGGGCGGAGCCTTCGATCCGGGTTCGGTTAACACTACCGAAGCGCTGGAGAAGCTGTTCCAGCAGATCGAAGCGTCCGGGACGGCGCCGATTGCGATCGGCAGCATGGACTGGTCGCTGGGCAATCATTTCCTCGCTCTCGCGTATGCGGCGCAGCCGGACGGCGATGTCAACGACTTTCTGGACGAATTGAAGGCCGGCAAGGCGGCGCTCGCGGACAATGCCGTGTTCAACGGCTTGATGGACACCTTCGACGTGATGAAGAAATACAACAAAGGCAAAGACGATCCGATGGCCGTCGCCTATGAACAAAGCGCCTCGGCGGTCGCCAAGGGAGAGGCGGCGATGACCTTCAACGGCAACTGGCTTATCGGCGAGCTGCAGAAGTCCAATCCGGACGGCGAATTCGGCTTCCTCCCGGTGCCGGTCAGCAATGATGCCGGCGACAAGCCCAATTCGGCGATTGCGCTCGGCGCGACGAAGCAGATTTTCGTCGATAAGGAAAAGAGCACGGAGGAGCAGCAGGCGGCCGCGAAGAAATTCCTCGAGTGGCTTGTCTACGAGGAAGCGGGACAAGATTTTCTGGTGAACAAGGCCCACGTCGTGCCCGCATTCAAAAATATCGCGCTGGAGCCTGCCAACTCCCTGGGCCAAGCCGTCAAAGCTTACAACAATGCCGGCCAATCGATTCCGTTCGCCGGGAACTTCGTGCCAGGCGATCATTGGAAGGTGCTCGGCGCTTCGATGCAAAAGTATCTCGCGGGCAAAGCGGACCGGGCGGCGCTGGCGGCCGAGATCGAAGACTACTGGACAAGCAGCAAGTGACATTGATGCAGGCCATGGCTGAGGGATGAGATGATTGCTCACGTCTATCGGCCGGCCGTTTGTCATCCAGAGAAACGGGGGATTCCATCATGCTTTCTGAATGGAGCTTCATGAAGAGACTGGGACACCGGCTCTTCTTTACAGGACCGGCGTTATTTTGTTTTTTTGCCGTCATTATCATCCCTTTTATGTATGGAATCTATATGACGTTCTTTCAATGGGACGGCATTGCTTCCGAGATGCCGTTCGTCGGCTTGGCCAACTATGCCGAAGTGCTGCAGGATGCGAAGTTCTGGGACTCGGTCTGGCTGACGATCAAATATGTCGGCGCGACGGTTCTGCTCATTAATGCGGTTGCGTTCTTTCTCGCCTACGCGGTTACCTCCGGGTACCGGGGACAGAACTTTTTCCGGACCGCCTTCTTTACGCCGAATCTGATCGGCGGTCTGGTGCTCGGCTTTTTGTGGCAGTTTATTTTCAACCATTTTTTAGTGAACTTCGGGAAAAAATACGATCTGCTTCTGTTCGCCAAAACATGGCTGGGCGACGAGCAGCGGGCGTTCTGGGCGCTCGTCATCGTAACGGTATGGCAGTATGCCGGTTATATGATGGTCATCTTCATTGCCGGTCTGGTCAGCGTGCCGAAGGATGTGCTTGAGGCGGCCACGATCGACGGCTCAGGGGGCTGGACCCGGCTGACGCGCGTCGTGCTTCCGTTAATGGTGCCCTCCTTTATCGTGACGATATTCCTGTCGCTTCAGCGCGGGTTCATGGTCTATGACGTCAACTATGCGCTGACTCAGGGCGGGCCGTTCGGCAGCACGGTGCTCGTCTCGATGCATGTGTACGACAAGGCGTTCCAGCGTTACGATTACGGGGTCGGCCAGGCGGAGGCGTTCGTGCTGTTCTTTTTCGTCGCGGCGGTAACCATCCTTCAAGTCTACATCGGGAAGAAAATGGAGGTGGAAGCCTGATGCGAACCCGTCACATCCTGAAGCAGGGCGTCATCTACGTTATCCTGCTCTGCTCGTTGATCGGATTTCTGTTCCCGTTCTATCTGCTGGTCGTGAACGCGTTCAAGCGCAATGCGGACATTATCGATGCTCCGGCCGCGCTGCCGTCCTCGATACAGTTCTCCCATTTCGTGACCGTTATCCGCGAGATGGACTATGTTCACAGCTTCGTCAATTCGCTGCTCATTACGGCGGCCAGCCTCGTATTCATTTTGCTGTTCTCCGCGATGACGGCTCATTACTTCGTGCGGAACAACACCAGGGGGAACCAACTGATATTCTTCATGATGGTCGCCTCGATGATCATCCCGTTCCAGGCGATAATGATTCCGTTAGTATCGTTGTACGGGAATCATCTCGGGTGGATCTCGAGCGCTCCGCGGCTCACGCTTATTTTCATGTACATCGGCTTCGGCAGCTCGCTCGCGGTATTTATTTTTCACGGGTTCATCAAAAGCGTTCCGCGCGAACTCGAAGAAGCGGCATATATCGACGGCTGCAACCGCCGGCAATCGTTCTTCAAGGTTGTGGCTCCGATCTTGAAGCCTACTTCCGTGACGATTGGCATTTTGAACGTATTGTGGATCTGGAACGATTTCCTGCTGCCGGTGCTCATCCTGCAGAATGCAGGCAAGGACAAGCTGACCTTGCCGCTGGCGATCCAAGTCTTCAAGGGAAGCTATACTTCCGATTTCGAGAAGTTCCTGCCCGCGGTTCTGCTCGTCATTCTCCCGATTCTGATCGTCTATATTTTCGCGCAGCGCTACATTATTCAAGGGGTGACACAGGGCGCGGTGAAGTAAAATCCATATCATAGGAGCAAGAGGGTGTAGATTTGGAACGGATATCAACGACAACGCATCAAGAAGCGATCGCGAAGGCGGCGGCATCGATAGAGCGGGCACGGGGAAGCCGGGAGGCCGATCCCCATCGGCCGGCCTATCATGCGCGTCCGCCCGTCCACTGGATGAACGATCCGAACGGCTTGATTCATTATAAGGGGAAATACCATCTGTTCTACCAGCATAACCCGTACGGCGCACAATGGGGCGACATTCACTGGGGGCATATGAGCAGCGCGGATCTGGTCCATTGGGAGCATCTTCCGATCGCCCTCGCCCCGAGCGAGGGGTATGATCGGGACGGTTGCTTCTCCGGCAGCGCCGTGGAGCATGAGGGACGGCTGCACCTGTTCTACACGGGGAACTTGTTCACAACGCCCGTGGGCGTTCCGGATGATCTGCTGCAGCAGCAATGCGTGGCGGTATCGGAGGACGGGATTCATTTTGAAAAGTCGGCCCGCAATCCGATCATTCCGGCGCCGCCGCCGGAGGTGGGGCAGAACACTCATTTCCGCGATCCGAAGGTATGGAAGCACGGCAAGCGATGGCATATGGTCGTCGGCGTACGCATGAACGATACGGGCAAGGTGGTCATGTACCGATCGCCGGATTTGATCGATTGGGAGTTCGCCGGCGTGATCGCCGAGAGCGACGGCACGATGGGATATATGCATGAGTGCCCGGACTTCTTCTCCCTGGGCGGGAAGGACGTGCTGCTCCTGTCGCCGGAAGGTGCGTCGGCGGTGGGCGGCGAGAGAACGTCCGGCTACTATGTTGGACAGCTAGACTATGAATCGGTGCGGTATGAGCATGGCCCCTTCCAGAGGCTGGATTACGGCTTCGACTTCTACGCGCCG contains the following coding sequences:
- a CDS encoding M20 family metallopeptidase produces the protein MNFLSRLERRLPEMMALLEQSVNMDSPSADKALTDRVIDWYEERFREQLQAKVERVPNDLYGDRLAVRMGAGPRQILLVAHADTVWPPGEARRRPFRVDGKRAYGPGVYDMKASLIQALYAMKLLQAEGRLCDSLSIVLLINSDEEIGSPTSRAWIEAYARESEAALVLEPPLEPHGALKTARKGSGRFLLSVQGQAAHAGVNPEAGISAVEELARQIIRLHSWSDADSGIQINVGKIAGGIGANVIADYAEAEIDVRVDTMDDFRRFPGRLNGLVPSLPGTRLRIDGGMNRPPMERTESSARLYEIARSAAREELSLEPEEASTGGVSDGNFIAACGTPTLDGLGVGGGGAHSPSEFIWVPELARRTALLAGILDRI
- a CDS encoding LacI family DNA-binding transcriptional regulator — translated: MPTIKDVAEKAGVTVTTVSRVLNNRGYISQETRDKVYRVMDELQYRPNEIARSLSRKRSMMLGLIIPTIAHPFFAEMANYIENYAFALGYKILLCNSRLDRVKEKEYINMLKSHRVDGMIMGSHTLDVQEYVKLRQPVITFDRQITDIPYISSDNYQGGVLAAQLLIDRGCRRIAHISGNLSLDVLGNRRLEGFLDTLRKHALEPIVIELGTDVFESSGYDRMIRSLFEKEPEVDGLFASSDIIALHVMKVCSSLGIKVPDRMKLIGYDDISLASLVEPELTTIRQPLEAMSRLAVDLIDKLIRGEKVPLENIVPVTLVERKTC
- a CDS encoding ABC transporter substrate-binding protein, producing the protein MKKSRFMVLVLAVLICATVAAACGKDGGESGKSGGDGQEVTITFLNSKAEIQQEMNAAAAQFREANPGIMVEVISTTEAQSPVERASALYAAGTPATLAMLDAGDIAKFKDKAADLSAEKWVGDLAQPNELDGRTIAFPFAVEGYGLIYNKAAVEKALGGAFDPGSVNTTEALEKLFQQIEASGTAPIAIGSMDWSLGNHFLALAYAAQPDGDVNDFLDELKAGKAALADNAVFNGLMDTFDVMKKYNKGKDDPMAVAYEQSASAVAKGEAAMTFNGNWLIGELQKSNPDGEFGFLPVPVSNDAGDKPNSAIALGATKQIFVDKEKSTEEQQAAAKKFLEWLVYEEAGQDFLVNKAHVVPAFKNIALEPANSLGQAVKAYNNAGQSIPFAGNFVPGDHWKVLGASMQKYLAGKADRAALAAEIEDYWTSSK
- a CDS encoding carbohydrate ABC transporter permease, producing the protein MLSEWSFMKRLGHRLFFTGPALFCFFAVIIIPFMYGIYMTFFQWDGIASEMPFVGLANYAEVLQDAKFWDSVWLTIKYVGATVLLINAVAFFLAYAVTSGYRGQNFFRTAFFTPNLIGGLVLGFLWQFIFNHFLVNFGKKYDLLLFAKTWLGDEQRAFWALVIVTVWQYAGYMMVIFIAGLVSVPKDVLEAATIDGSGGWTRLTRVVLPLMVPSFIVTIFLSLQRGFMVYDVNYALTQGGPFGSTVLVSMHVYDKAFQRYDYGVGQAEAFVLFFFVAAVTILQVYIGKKMEVEA
- a CDS encoding carbohydrate ABC transporter permease gives rise to the protein MRTRHILKQGVIYVILLCSLIGFLFPFYLLVVNAFKRNADIIDAPAALPSSIQFSHFVTVIREMDYVHSFVNSLLITAASLVFILLFSAMTAHYFVRNNTRGNQLIFFMMVASMIIPFQAIMIPLVSLYGNHLGWISSAPRLTLIFMYIGFGSSLAVFIFHGFIKSVPRELEEAAYIDGCNRRQSFFKVVAPILKPTSVTIGILNVLWIWNDFLLPVLILQNAGKDKLTLPLAIQVFKGSYTSDFEKFLPAVLLVILPILIVYIFAQRYIIQGVTQGAVK
- a CDS encoding glycoside hydrolase family 32 protein; the encoded protein is MERISTTTHQEAIAKAAASIERARGSREADPHRPAYHARPPVHWMNDPNGLIHYKGKYHLFYQHNPYGAQWGDIHWGHMSSADLVHWEHLPIALAPSEGYDRDGCFSGSAVEHEGRLHLFYTGNLFTTPVGVPDDLLQQQCVAVSEDGIHFEKSARNPIIPAPPPEVGQNTHFRDPKVWKHGKRWHMVVGVRMNDTGKVVMYRSPDLIDWEFAGVIAESDGTMGYMHECPDFFSLGGKDVLLLSPEGASAVGGERTSGYYVGQLDYESVRYEHGPFQRLDYGFDFYAPQTLTDPCGRRILIGWMPMDGAGLGKQWAGCMTIPRELTLQSDTNRLLIRPAAEMKLLRSAPRSAGPFAVRDREFHTIPGIAGECVELLVEYDLAATDATEFGMHVRASADGAEKTVIAYHAQTGQVVFERTDAGEGVAGMKACAIASGGSPDILTLHLFLDRSTLELFINDGEYVMSGYIFPAAASRGIEFFAAGGTAAVRRVQCWDMDAAVE